The following proteins come from a genomic window of Dissulfuribacter thermophilus:
- a CDS encoding transposase, with product MARFKKYSYKQGKFIPIHFEKQILPDTFEYILHYLIDNEVDLSVFRQRYKNDEVGAPAYDPAILLKIILYAYSKGIVSGRKIAQCCRENVIFMALPADTRPHFTTIASFISSLD from the coding sequence ATGGCGCGTTTTAAGAAGTATTCATATAAGCAAGGTAAATTTATTCCTATACATTTCGAGAAGCAAATTCTTCCAGATACCTTTGAATATATACTCCATTATTTGATTGATAATGAAGTAGATCTTTCTGTGTTCAGACAGCGCTATAAGAATGATGAAGTGGGTGCGCCTGCCTATGATCCAGCTATCCTGCTCAAGATTATTTTGTATGCATATTCTAAAGGAATAGTTTCCGGCAGGAAAATAGCTCAGTGTTGTCGAGAGAATGTCATCTTCATGGCCCTGCCTGCTGATACAAGACCTCATTTTACCACCATAGCTAGTTTCATATCTTCATTGGATTAA
- a CDS encoding IS110 family transposase, protein MHKKIIGIDVGKKELRTAHKYEASNGKFKVKRKKFPNTLKGHTALLAWAKKITNKEGKEHIHFIIEATGVYYEGIATFLHDASSMISVLNPKYVKSFAESFGVRTKTDSKDALVLVEYGSAMHPDLWTPPPPEYRILLSYHRAIDSLKHRRTAILNRIEALEISHPAPGPILEEERRLLVEVSESIKRLEQQIKSHIRRHPGLKKEVELLMTISGIAWITSVLLVAVMQGGRRFKSAREAAAYLGLSVRENLSGTSLKGRSRLSKRGPGDIRKALYFPAITAMRYNPDVKALYNRLVQRGKVKMVAIGAAMRKLVHIAFGVLKHKRAYMALAT, encoded by the coding sequence ATGCATAAGAAGATCATTGGAATTGATGTTGGCAAGAAGGAATTGCGCACCGCCCATAAGTATGAGGCATCCAATGGGAAATTCAAGGTAAAGAGGAAAAAATTCCCTAACACCTTGAAAGGGCATACTGCCTTGCTTGCCTGGGCAAAGAAAATAACCAACAAGGAAGGTAAAGAGCATATCCATTTCATAATAGAAGCAACAGGGGTGTATTATGAAGGCATTGCCACCTTTTTACATGATGCCAGCAGCATGATATCTGTACTGAACCCCAAGTATGTAAAGTCATTTGCAGAGAGTTTTGGAGTGCGTACAAAGACAGATAGCAAGGATGCCCTGGTGCTTGTTGAGTATGGAAGTGCCATGCATCCTGATTTATGGACTCCACCACCGCCAGAATATCGTATTTTGTTGAGTTATCATAGGGCGATAGATTCACTTAAGCATCGCAGGACTGCAATATTGAACAGGATAGAGGCATTGGAAATAAGCCATCCAGCCCCGGGTCCGATTCTGGAAGAAGAGCGAAGGCTCCTTGTTGAGGTAAGTGAATCTATAAAGCGCTTGGAACAACAGATCAAGTCTCATATTCGAAGGCATCCTGGTCTCAAAAAAGAGGTGGAACTGTTGATGACTATCTCAGGGATAGCCTGGATTACTTCTGTTTTGCTTGTTGCAGTAATGCAAGGTGGAAGGCGTTTCAAAAGCGCACGGGAAGCAGCTGCCTACCTGGGACTTTCGGTAAGAGAAAATCTTTCAGGGACAAGCCTCAAGGGACGTTCCAGATTATCCAAGAGAGGCCCGGGAGATATACGCAAAGCTTTATATTTTCCAGCTATTACTGCTATGCGGTACAATCCGGATGTAAAAGCGCTTTACAATCGTCTTGTTCAAAGAGGCAAGGTAAAAATGGTAGCCATAGGAGCTGCCATGAGGAAGCTGGTCCATATTGCTTTTGGAGTACTGAAGCATAAACGGGCATACATGGCTTTGGCAACATAG